One Thunnus thynnus chromosome 18, fThuThy2.1, whole genome shotgun sequence genomic region harbors:
- the rad51 gene encoding DNA repair protein RAD51 homolog 1 has product MAMRSEARVEAEVEEEENFGPQPLCRLEQCGISASDIKKLEDAGFHTIEAVAYAPKKELLNIKGISEAKADKIITEAAKLVPMGFTTATEFHQRRAEIIQISTGSKELDKLLQGGIETGSITEMFGEFRTGKTQLCHTLAVTCQLPIDQGGGEGKAMYIDTEGTFRPERLLAVAERYGLVGSDVLDNVAYARAFNTDHQTQLLYQASAMMAESRYALLIVDSATALYRTDYSGRGELSARQGHLGRFLRMLLRLADEFGVAVVITNQVVAQVDGAAMFSADPKKPIGGNILAHASTTRLYLRKGRGETRICKIYDSPCLPEAEAMFAINADGVGDAKD; this is encoded by the exons ATGGCGATGAGGAGTGAGGCCAGGGTGGAGGCagaggtagaggaggaagaaaacTTTGGGCCACAGCCTCTGTGCAGACTGGAG CAATGTGGAATCAGCGCCAGTGACATCAAGAAACTAGAAGACGCAGGTTTCCACACCATTGAGGCGGTGGCCTACGCACCCAAGAAGGAGCTGCTCAACATTAAGGGCATCAGTGAGGCCAAAGCTGACAAAATAATA ACTGAAGCTGCCAAACTGGTGCCAATGGGCTTCACCACAGCTACCGAGTTCCACCAGAGGAGAGCCGAAATCATCCAGATCTCTACAGGCTCCAAAGAGCTCGACAAACTCCTGCAGG GTGGGATCGAGACGGGCTCCATCACAGAGATGTTTGGAGAGTTTCGGACGGGGAAGACCCAGCTGTGCCACACACTGGCTGTCACCTGTCAG CTGCCCATTGATCAGGGGGGTGGAGAAGGTAAAGCTATGTACATCGACACAGAGGGAACCTTCAGACCAGAGAGACTCCTCGCTGTAGCTGAGAG GTATGGGCTGGTAGGCAGTGATGTTCTGGACAACGTGGCCTACGCCCGAGCCTTCAACACAGACCATCAGACACAGCTGCTGTATCAAGCCTCTGCCATGATGGCTGAGTCCAG gTATGCTCTGCTGATAGTAGACAGTGCCACAGCTCTGTACAGAACAGACTACTCAGGCAGAGGGGAGCTGTCGGCCAGACAGGGACACCTGGGACGCTTCCTGCGCATGCTGCTCAGACTGGCAGACGAG TTTGGTGTTGCTGTGGTGATAACCAACCAGGTGGTAGCACAGGTGGACGGGGCAGCCATGTTCTCTGCAGATCCCAAGAAACCAATCGGTGGCAACATTCTGGCTCACGCCTCCACTACACG TCTGTACCTGAGGAAAGGCCGAGGAGAGACGAGGATCTGTAAAATCTACGACTCCCCCTGCCTGCCAGAGGCTGAGGCCATGTTCGCTATTAATGCTGACGGTGTGGGTGATGCTAAGGACTGA